The following are encoded together in the Arcticibacterium luteifluviistationis genome:
- a CDS encoding DinB family protein has protein sequence MITFIEAFKKELADEVKETKRMLEKVPVDKYDWQPHPKSMKLGVLACHLAEIPDMIEKALLSDKWDFAEEEAWKPTVFKTNDELLAFFDNSVAKASAALEQSRDDLLQDKWKLCAGDITYLEMEKWEAVRHAFGQNSHHRAQLGVFLRLLDISIPGPYGPSADEM, from the coding sequence ATGATAACATTTATTGAAGCATTCAAAAAAGAATTAGCAGACGAAGTAAAAGAAACAAAACGAATGCTAGAGAAGGTGCCTGTAGATAAGTACGACTGGCAGCCGCACCCAAAGAGTATGAAATTGGGAGTTTTGGCTTGTCACTTAGCCGAAATTCCAGATATGATAGAGAAAGCATTATTGTCTGATAAATGGGATTTTGCGGAAGAAGAAGCTTGGAAGCCCACCGTTTTTAAGACAAATGATGAATTGCTAGCGTTTTTTGATAATTCAGTAGCAAAGGCAAGTGCCGCTTTAGAGCAGTCAAGAGATGATCTTCTTCAAGACAAATGGAAGCTATGTGCAGGAGATATCACCTATTTAGAAATGGAAAAATGGGAAGCAGTACGCCACGCCTTCGGTCAAAACTCACATCACCGAGCTCAACTAGGTGTTTTCTTGAGACTCCTAGATATTTCAATCCCTGGACCATACGGCCCAAGTGCAGATGAAATGTGA